From the genome of Duffyella gerundensis, one region includes:
- the pdxA gene encoding 4-hydroxythreonine-4-phosphate dehydrogenase PdxA translates to MLNNHRVVITPGEPAGIGPDLCVALAQRDWPVELVICADADLLLNRAAMLGLPLELLPYQSASPATPQRAGTLTLLAINAPQQVQPGHLDVANGAYVLETLTRACDGCLAGEFAALITGPVHKGVINDGGIAFTGHTEFFAERAGCERVVMMLATEELRVALATTHLPLKDVSATITRDSLHEVISILHQDLQQKFAIARPHIFVCGLNPHAGEGGHMGREEIDVITPALDELRAQGIQLTGPLPADTLFQQKYLQHADAVLAMYHDQGLPVLKYQGFGRAVNITLGLPFIRTSVDHGTALELAGRGTADAGSFITALNLAITMIKSSNE, encoded by the coding sequence ATGCTCAATAACCACCGTGTGGTGATCACTCCCGGCGAGCCTGCCGGGATTGGTCCCGATCTCTGTGTCGCGCTGGCTCAGCGCGACTGGCCGGTTGAGCTGGTCATCTGCGCCGATGCCGATCTCCTGCTCAACCGCGCCGCCATGCTCGGTCTGCCGCTGGAATTACTGCCGTATCAGTCAGCCAGTCCGGCGACGCCGCAACGTGCTGGCACCTTAACGCTGCTGGCCATTAATGCGCCGCAACAGGTGCAGCCTGGCCATCTTGATGTCGCCAACGGTGCTTACGTGTTGGAGACGCTGACTCGCGCCTGTGATGGCTGTCTGGCCGGCGAATTTGCCGCGCTGATTACCGGTCCAGTGCACAAAGGCGTCATCAATGACGGCGGCATCGCTTTTACTGGTCATACTGAATTTTTTGCCGAGCGTGCCGGTTGCGAACGGGTCGTGATGATGCTGGCAACCGAAGAACTGCGCGTTGCTCTGGCAACCACGCACCTGCCGCTCAAGGATGTCTCAGCCACCATTACGCGTGACAGCCTGCATGAAGTCATCTCGATTTTGCATCAGGATTTGCAGCAGAAATTTGCTATTGCCCGCCCCCATATTTTTGTCTGTGGTTTGAATCCTCATGCCGGAGAAGGCGGACATATGGGTCGGGAAGAGATTGACGTTATTACGCCTGCGCTCGATGAATTACGTGCGCAGGGCATACAGCTGACCGGCCCGTTACCGGCCGATACGCTGTTCCAGCAAAAATATTTACAGCATGCCGATGCGGTTCTGGCGATGTATCACGACCAGGGTTTGCCGGTGCTGAAATATCAGGGCTTTGGCCGCGCCGTGAACATCACGCTTGGCCTGCCATTTATCCGTACTTCTGTCGATCACGGCACCGCGCTGGAACTGGCGGGCCGTGGCACAGCAGATGCGGGCAGCTTTATTACGGCGCTTAACCTCGCCATCACCATGATTAAGAGCAGTAATGAATAA